The following DNA comes from Malania oleifera isolate guangnan ecotype guangnan chromosome 12, ASM2987363v1, whole genome shotgun sequence.
ctgtgggtgttggacccgttataatagggaatttttagcaggaaacaggtaagggaaatatgctatgctaggttgtttgaatatgtttttagtataaaattataaatgttctaaCAGAGTATTGTTTACAGCATAGagttatacagtttatcaaatatgattaatatgtttcaaaattactgtgtgacttgagaatatagatatattacagaaacatgatttacagtattttttagagatgtgttttacagaatatacagacagtatatatattttacaacaattatagaaataccatgattatacagttttacagtaccatgacatacagatttatagttaattatAGAAACACAGTTGATGTAGATACAGTttctacaacgtcatggtttatatagttattacagaatcatggtaaaatagatagttgtatatataaagatgtattatatagtatcagaccctgttggaccatacagttacgaagcacggtaccgtagctacatacattttacagagtgcaaccacctattcagataatacgtggtagtaggttgatcGTATAAtgccctagacgtggacaggctccccatcagatatgggtggAGGAGGACAGATCAGATCGAggaagtatagtggtttaccctggtcggccagccagggtagatcccacctatgggccgcacaaccctgtcatgaggggttaaatcatgacacacaattatccacagggaagatttcagttattattatgtatatacagatttccagagacagagaatatacttatgtacaatagaagtattttaaatagtaacctaaaatactgatatgttaagttACTTGGGAattgtggtggtttctattacttgtactgtatttacagatccagttatacatgattttattgaaacggattttcataatattataactcatctgccacacactagtaataacatattttgtcatactgagcgttggctcattccaattactttaacatttttcaggtgatctaggtaggtgagcagatcaaaCTCGTGGTTAGAGGGGCTTCAATACTGCCCTattagtagagagtgagtatttgtttgagagtatttttgtatagccccagcCAGTTAAGGATTTTTCtggggaacagttatatatgtatgttttgggaaacaatttagcactctgatattgtatataattatatatggacatatttatttgatttctacttttTACTatttaggttgatgattgagtttattctagtatgatatcagagcattttgaatgttatagtatataaaaaaaaaaatccagttaaatagcaggtcgttacatatgtaAGCCATCGGTTGTTGTTTTTGTAACCGTGCTCGGGATTATTAATAATTTAGTGAGAATTACGTGAGACGCCCACATTATCTAAAGCATCTTACAGCTATCTGCCTCAAtaagtatatttataaatatagatGTACCGATTTAAAGCTTTGAAATTTCAATTCTttacaataataaaaagaaaagaaaaagaaaaattaaaaagcaACAGCGGCAGCCGCAATCTGTCCATAAAGACTCTGAATACAAAGTGTTTTTAAGGCATTTATTAAATCATTCTATGCACTACTTAAAGCTTAATTAGcctcacttaaaaaaaaaaaaaaatgtgcacgCATGCAATactattaaatatttaataaataaataaataaataaataatttaaaaaataggtAGGCTGAAATTGAATGGACAAAATTAAAGCAAAACCACCAAAGCGTGCACGTCAGACAATGGCGTGGGCCCGGGTTTCCGGGTCCAGGTTCCGACCCAATTGGGCTTGGAGTGTTGTCCAAATTTGACCCAAACAGCTAAGATCCACAGTTCTATCATTACTCTTGACCCGGTCAAGCATGCCCCTCTTGTCCTAACCTGGGATGGTGGGCGTCCAAATTGCGTTGCGTTGCGTCGCTATTTTATGACCTTCACATCAAAACAAAAGCGGGTTTGCACTTTTCAAATGATAGTCCAATGAATTTAGGTAAGCGgaaattttgtatttttgttttataaaaTTTGTAGGAACAGTTTAGttgtataaaataattttttatttttatttttttaaattattaaaaaattaattcttttttaattttatataaagtAAGTGGACAGCAATAAAGAATAAAGAATTGTGACACTATTTCCTtgtgaaaataaatttaaattttattcttaatatttaaattattataaaaactttcaattattttttatttctaaattcatataaaagttagaaaatgcttcaaatagaaatattattttcaggcgACGTGAGTTTCAGAATTATACGCATAATTAAGCTTTAAGATGCGTCTAATTATAATTTTTGAATCCTATGTCGTTTAATTGATGAGTTAGACTTTTGGAGAATGATATGACAATGTTTTGGAGCGAATAAGAGATGGATCTAATATCGATAGTTAGGTATTTTAGTTAGATATTTTAACGAGAGTTGAATTTAGACTTTTTATAAGGTAAGCTGTCAAATTATTCTCAATGCCTTAGTTTTAGGTGCAAAttaaaaaatgatatgatttgaaaattgagaattttgGTTTCTCAATAAAGTTCATACTCCAAATTGCGGTCAAGTGTGTAAAATCGTCGCCCCTTGTGAAACTGAACCAGGCTAACCCAACAACTTCACTTCGGCCGTCATCCAAGCCCGAACGAGTTTGCGGGCCAAGCGTTGAATTAGATTTGGGCCCATTAGTCCAGCTTGAAAGCCCATTACCCCCAGGTTGCCATTTTAGATTTGGCCCCTAAATTTTCTCGCCGCGACACGTACGCTGTCGCGAGTCGCGACCCTTCTCCCTTCTCCGTAGCCGAAAGTGGTGcgcttctctctccctctctctctcactctccctctccctctctctcgccGTTTTAGGGTTTCTCCGTCGACTTCACTGAAGCTTCTCTGGTTCTGTCTACGTTCCTTTTGCCGTTCACATTTTGGAGAATCAATGATTTAACGGATTGGTCATGCTCCAAATTAATTTTCGTTTACTGTTTTCTGTATTTGGAATTCACAGGAGGTTAGATATGTATTCGATGACATGCATTCGTTCTGCCTCGAGAGCTTCAGCTTGATATGTATCAAAGTATTGGCAGGCAACGACTTGTGTACCGATCTCGAATCTCTAGCTACGTTAAAGCTGGTTTGATAGACCATGCAATCTCAACATTTGACGAGATGACTGAATCGAACTGTCGTGTATTTGGCATAGATTACAATAGATATATGGGCGTATTGATTCGTCAATTGCGCTTCGATCTGGCCGAGCAATATTACTGCAGAATGATACCACAAGGATTTTCTTTGAGTCCATTCACATATTCAAGGTTCATTTCTGGTTTGTGCAAAGTCAAGAACTTTAGTCTTATTGAGAAACTTCTAGAAGACATGGACAGGATTGGGTCGGTGCCGGACATTTGGGCTTATAATATCTATTTGAATCTTTTGTGCCGAGAGAATCGGTTAGACATGGCTCTAAAGATAGTAGGAACCATGGTCGAGAAAGGGAGAGAGCCTGATGTTGTCACATATACTACAGTTATCAGTGGGTTGTGCAGGGCGCGGCAATTTCACTTTGCAGTTGAAATTTGGCGTGAAATGATGAAGAAGGGGTTTAGTCCAGATGTTAAGGCTTGCAGGGCATTAGTACTGGGTTTGTGTAAAGGTGGTAAGGTTGATTTGGCATATGAGCTTACGGTGGGTGTAGTGAAGGGTCAAGTTGAATTAAGTAAGTCGATTTATAATGCTCTTATTTTTGGGTTTTGTCGAGCGGGACAAATTAGCAAAGCACAAGCTATCAAGTCATTCATGAGGAGGAATGGGTGTGAACCTGATTTGATCACTTACAATGTGATGTTGAATTATTGCTGTGATAAGCTTATGCTGGAAGAGGCAGAGAAGCTGTTGAAGAAGATGGAGTCTAGTGGGATGAAACCTGATGCGTATAGCTACAACCAACTTCTTAAGGGCCTTTGCAAAGCAAACCGTCTTGACAAGGCATACCAGTTGATGATGAAAGAGATGGAACCCAGGGGCTTATGTGATGTTGTATCCTACAATACCATGATTAAAGCGCTGTGCAAGGCCTACCACACTAGAAGGTCTTTTAAGCTATTGGAGGAGATGGGTAGAAGGGGGATTGTTCCAGATCTGGTAACCTTCACAATTCTCATAAAAGCTTTTCTTAGAGAAGGCAATTCCAATATGGCCAAGAAGCTTCTTGATCAAATGACAGGTATGGGTCTCTCACCAGATCGTGTGCTGTATACTACAATTATTGATCATCTGTGCAAGACCGGCAGAACTGAGATGGCTCATGATGTTTTCTGCAATATGTTAGAAGAGGGAATTGTCCCTGATGTAATTTCCTACAATGCCCTCATCAATGGGCTTTTCAGAACATTGAGAGTCCGTGAGGCCATGCATCTCTACAAAGATATGCATGCTAGAGGCTCCTATCCTGATGACGTGACCTACAAGTTGATAATTGGAGGGCTCATACAGGAAAATAATCTTGCAGTGGCTTGCAAGGTGTGGGATGAGATGATGGAAAAGGGTTTCACTCTTGACAGAGCTGTTTCTGAGATACTAATCAGTGCCATCCATTCTAAAGATGCGTCTTCATGAACGTTAAAATGGTGTGTATcatatactctctctctctctctctagaaagtTTACTTGAGTGATTTGCTTTTCATTGGAACCTCAGTCATTGGTAGCAGGAGAATTTCATCTCCATGATGCACTAATTTATTAGGCTTGCCATTAAATTGTTAGTCAACCATTTGAGGCAATGATGATCAAGTTTCCATACAGAGAATAAAATACAAGAACATAAAAGAGCACAGatatagttgcagccactttgaATATGAGACAGTGGAACTCCTGGAAAAGCACCAGCCACTTGCGCCCATAGAGTGGCAAAAAAAAGGCTACCATTTTCCCAAACAAACATCCTAGGAGGGTTATTGTATGGCCAAGTGGCAATCCGAGAgaacccgggggggggggggggggaagtagGGCTGTGCCAAATTTGGTCCAAATCGAAATACTCGACTGAACCAAATTAATTTGACCCAAACGGTTTGGTTATGAAATTAATTCGGTTCGGTTCAAAATGTGACCACCGAAAATATTTCATTTGGTTTTCGGTTTTTGATTATGCAAAGAAAATTTCGGTTGATGCCAAAAACTGAACTATTTCCTGACCCAAGACCAGCCCCCTGCCCAGTCCCAGCCCTGGCGCCCAACCCAGCCTCAGCCTTCAGTCGAAGCCCTTAGGAGTTGGGAGATGGGGTTAATCTTCAGAGTTGATCTTCAGTCTTTAGTTATCTGCCTCAATGGCTCCTGCTGCAATTCCCATCCCTCCGGCCTCCACCGTCTCTGCTGAGTGATGATGACATTGCACTGCTCCTCTTCCTTAAGAGTGCCTGCACCTCCCTTCCCAATTAAAGATTCACAGGACCAACTCTTCTTCCTCAGCCCATGATTCTGATTGGGACTGACAGAGACAACTCCatgattattaattaattatgcaTAATAGACAGATATCACTTGCATACCCACATGGATGATTATCTCTATGCATAAGTGTATCTTTAAGTTGGGGAAAAGCAAATAAATTTTCAGCAGGCTTGGCATCATGGCATGGCTTGCATATTGAGATTTGGTCGGTTTGGTGACTGCCTAGAAAAAATTTCAAGGAGTTTTGGTTCGGTTTAGTTCTTAGAACTGTCAAACTGAACTGAAACAGTCGGTCAATTCAGTTGGGTTTGTCCTTCctcaaaattgaaaaaattttggTGTTGTGTTTTTTACTCTTGAATCGACCAATTGCATATTtctctggttttttttttttttgggggtgggg
Coding sequences within:
- the LOC131144279 gene encoding pentatricopeptide repeat-containing protein At1g13040, mitochondrial; the encoded protein is MYQSIGRQRLVYRSRISSYVKAGLIDHAISTFDEMTESNCRVFGIDYNRYMGVLIRQLRFDLAEQYYCRMIPQGFSLSPFTYSRFISGLCKVKNFSLIEKLLEDMDRIGSVPDIWAYNIYLNLLCRENRLDMALKIVGTMVEKGREPDVVTYTTVISGLCRARQFHFAVEIWREMMKKGFSPDVKACRALVLGLCKGGKVDLAYELTVGVVKGQVELSKSIYNALIFGFCRAGQISKAQAIKSFMRRNGCEPDLITYNVMLNYCCDKLMLEEAEKLLKKMESSGMKPDAYSYNQLLKGLCKANRLDKAYQLMMKEMEPRGLCDVVSYNTMIKALCKAYHTRRSFKLLEEMGRRGIVPDLVTFTILIKAFLREGNSNMAKKLLDQMTGMGLSPDRVLYTTIIDHLCKTGRTEMAHDVFCNMLEEGIVPDVISYNALINGLFRTLRVREAMHLYKDMHARGSYPDDVTYKLIIGGLIQENNLAVACKVWDEMMEKGFTLDRAVSEILISAIHSKDASS